The DNA segment CTGTTTTTAACCATTCCTGATGTGTTTAAATCTTCTAAGACTACTGTTTGATTCTCACGAATTAGTCTAGTAGACAATTTATGCAGGAAGTCTGTTCTAATATCTTTTATCTTTGCGTGTAGCTTGGCTACTCTTTTTCTCGCAAGCTCCCTTCTATTACTTCCTTTTTGTTTTTTGCTTAATTTCCTCTGGAACTTTCTCAGTTTCTTTAGTCTTGCTTTTAGTGGTTTTGGTGCTTTAATTTTCTCTCCATTGCTGAGTGTGGCAAAGTCCAAAATACCTAAATCTATCCCTATTGATTCGGTGTTTTCTGGTAGCTTAACTGGATTAATCTCTACCACAAAGCTTAAGAAGTACCTCTCTGCTGCATCTTTAATTAAGGTGACGCTACTTGGAGCCGAAGGGAGTGGTCTAGACCAAATACACTTTAAATAGCCCACCTTGGCTAAATAGACTTTGTTTTGCTTGATTTTAAATCCGGTTTTAGTGAATCTGGCTGATTGAGAGGATTTTCTTTTCTTAAACTTTGGGTGTTTGAGTTTTGGTCCTTTTCGGGTTCCGTTACAAGAGGAAAAAAAGTTCTGGAAAGCCGTATCTAGGTCTTTTAGGGAT comes from the Gloeocapsa sp. PCC 73106 genome and includes:
- a CDS encoding RNA-guided endonuclease TnpB family protein: QKSHLSQLFGCTRVVWNDALSYCQETYSKGETYPGFNHLSKKFLKQAKRSDERTWLKDVSSIPLQQSLKDLDTAFQNFFSSCNGTRKGPKLKHPKFKKRKSSQSARFTKTGFKIKQNKVYLAKVGYLKCIWSRPLPSAPSSVTLIKDAAERYFLSFVVEINPVKLPENTESIGIDLGILDFATLSNGEKIKAPKPLKARLKKLRKFQRKLSKKQKGSNRRELARKRVAKLHAKIKDIRTDFLHKLSTRLIRENQTVVLEDLNTSGMVKNRRLSRAISDLGWRAFRTMLEAKAEMYGRDFRVISRWEPTSQRCSNCGEIGGKKELSVREWRCLYCGAHHDRDVNAAINIKVAGGHSETLTGRGGTHKTNANLAAPDEASTTFRPVQLSLF